One uncultured Caproiciproducens sp. DNA segment encodes these proteins:
- a CDS encoding phage tail sheath family protein translates to MAGGNWTTQNKVLPGVYTNYVGSGANPSVTGDSGIVGLPVVFPWLKEKTLILLTKEDAEKLAADFGSDAMLVTEAMKNASQVYLFRLNAGVKASATIGNLTCTALYSGIHGNRLSVSIENTVGQTGKFDVVTWLDTSEIGRQTVADIAGLSDNNWITFFKAAQDVTLAVNAGTLLKNGADGTVTSADYAAFLSAIELQTVNAVACPCNDADVKALFVAFGKRMIQEEGKYIQVAVPNTLADYEGVLSIKNGVTLENGTHVTNVMATAYIAGATAACPLTESLTNAKYIGAVDVDERYSIPQQTEYAKSGQIVFIPSPVGGNSVLIQKDINTLTSFTTEHTYAMSKNKIIRILFSICTEINNRGTLYYSGKVANNQDGRNLFQANILSYFRSLESNGVVRDVVPEDIVVKQGNLIDAMVVSYAVRPVDVIETIYNTITIEG, encoded by the coding sequence ATGGCGGGAGGAAACTGGACAACGCAGAATAAGGTTCTGCCAGGCGTTTATACCAATTATGTTGGCAGCGGTGCAAATCCGTCTGTGACCGGTGACAGCGGCATTGTGGGGCTTCCGGTTGTTTTTCCGTGGCTCAAAGAAAAGACTTTGATTTTACTGACCAAGGAGGATGCGGAAAAATTGGCCGCTGATTTTGGCAGCGACGCAATGCTTGTTACCGAGGCAATGAAAAACGCTTCTCAAGTTTATCTGTTCCGATTGAATGCGGGAGTAAAAGCTTCAGCAACAATTGGAAACCTGACTTGCACGGCATTGTATTCCGGTATCCATGGAAACCGGCTGAGTGTTTCAATTGAAAATACCGTCGGTCAAACCGGAAAGTTTGATGTTGTCACTTGGTTGGACACTTCGGAAATCGGCCGGCAGACTGTTGCAGATATAGCCGGTCTTTCCGACAACAATTGGATCACCTTTTTCAAGGCTGCTCAAGATGTCACTTTGGCTGTGAATGCCGGAACACTATTAAAAAATGGCGCGGACGGGACTGTAACCAGCGCCGATTATGCGGCGTTTCTAAGTGCAATTGAACTGCAAACGGTCAATGCGGTAGCCTGCCCCTGCAACGATGCAGACGTTAAGGCTCTTTTTGTTGCCTTTGGAAAACGCATGATTCAAGAAGAAGGCAAATACATTCAGGTGGCCGTGCCAAACACTTTGGCAGATTATGAAGGTGTGCTTTCCATAAAGAATGGTGTAACTCTTGAAAACGGTACCCATGTTACCAACGTGATGGCTACTGCCTACATAGCCGGAGCTACTGCGGCCTGTCCCCTGACGGAGAGTCTGACGAACGCGAAGTATATCGGAGCGGTGGACGTAGATGAAAGATATTCCATCCCACAGCAAACCGAATACGCAAAATCTGGGCAAATCGTCTTTATCCCTTCCCCTGTGGGCGGCAACAGTGTCCTGATTCAAAAGGATATCAATACCTTAACCTCTTTCACTACCGAGCACACCTACGCTATGAGCAAAAACAAGATTATCCGTATATTGTTCAGCATTTGCACTGAAATCAACAATCGCGGGACGCTTTATTACAGCGGTAAAGTTGCAAACAATCAGGACGGGCGCAACCTGTTTCAGGCCAACATTCTTTCATATTTCCGCTCGCTGGAATCGAACGGTGTAGTCCGGGATGTTGTTCCAGAAGACATTGTAGTGAAACAGGGAAACCTCATCGACGCCATGGTAGTCAGTTACGCCGTCCGACCGGTCGATGTGATTGAAAC